AAGTTCCCGATCGCGCTAAAATTGGGTCCAAAGGCGAATTATGTTCATCGACAAAAATGACACGAGGCTCATGGGTTTTCACTTCCTCAGGGGTAAGCAAACCGTAGGTGAGGATAATTAACCGATCGCCGCTCTCCCCTAATCTGGCTGCAGCGCCATTAAGTTCAATTTTACCCGAGTTGGCTTCTAGCGCGATCGCGTAAGTTATGAACCGTCCCCCTGTTGTGATATTGAGCACCTGTACCTGTTCATAGGGCATAATCCCCGCTGCCTCTAACAGGGTTTGATC
This window of the Euhalothece natronophila Z-M001 genome carries:
- the panD gene encoding aspartate 1-decarboxylase, whose amino-acid sequence is MQRTFLLGKIHNCRVSDSNLNYMGSIGIDQTLLEAAGIMPYEQVQVLNITTGGRFITYAIALEANSGKIELNGAAARLGESGDRLIILTYGLLTPEEVKTHEPRVIFVDEHNSPLDPILARSGTWV